The DNA sequence GGCGCCGGTGGCCAGCAGAGAAAAGGCGAATGCACAGATGGTTGTTACATAGGGGTTGTTGATGGAGACCACGTTGGTTAGGCTGCTGCCGGCTCCCAGAAAGATGATGGCGAAGGAGGCGCCAAAAGCGGCGGCGCTGGAAATCCCCAATGTGAAGGGCGAAGCAAGGGGGTTTCGGAGGATGCACTGCATCACAACGCCTGCGACGGCTAAGCCTGCGCCTGCGGCTAGGGCGCCGACGATGCGGACCATGCGGATGTTCCAGATGGTGCCGCCCATTCCAGAGGTGTCAAAAGTGAAGAGATACTTGATAACGTCTTGGAAAGGTATGTTTATGGGGCCATTCATTGCGGCGACGATAACGCAGATAAATAGCACAAGTACGCCGGCGATGAGGAAAAGGCGTTTGCGTTTCACAAATCCGCGGTATACTTTGGAGATTTGGTTGCCTTCTTTTTGGTTGTCCTCGTAGATGTCGAATGCTTCTTTGTCGCCTTGATGCTTCGATATCGGTTTTCACTCCACGGGTTATGCAACTATCGCAAAAAAAGATGAAAAAGAGGTTAATTAACAAGCACGTTTACAGCGTGACTTTGCTGCATCCGTTGCCTGTCTGGGCAGCCGCTATGTCCTGATAGGTCATGGTGGTGTCGGGATAGAATAGCTGCAGGATTTGGTTTGCTTTATCCTCGAAGTTCCAACTATACTGGTTGCCATTCAAGACTGATGCGACGTAGTAGACGTTGATTAGCTGGTTATCCCAGTTGGTGCCATAGCACTTATACACCATCGTCGAGTAGAGGTTGCCGTCTTTGATTGCTGTAACGCTGCCTAATCCGGTTTTGGCTGCGATGCCCTCGTTGATAGAAGTTACGCATGTACTAACGCCGATGCTGTCGATGAATATGTAGTCGGGGTTTGCGGCTATGAGGGTTTCCAGTGTGATTACGTAGGGTTGGCGGTTAGCGGCAGGCTCAATGGCGTTGGTGACGTTGGAGTAGTCAAAGGGCAGGTAGTTGCCTGAGCCCTTGAGGAAGGATGCTCCACCATAGTAGAACATGCCGCAGGCATATGCACTTTCGCTGCCATCAGCAGGTGCTGAGGTGATGTCGTTGATTAAGCCTGCGATGCCCTCGTTAAGCTGATTTGCCCTGGCCGATTCGCCCAGCAACGTGCCCAGCGAGGTCATTTGGTTATAGAAGGCTTGTCCGAACTCGAGATTGGCGTTGATGACGTAGACGGGGATGCCTGTTTGGGTTTGCAGGGTGTCCGCGGTTGCTGTGTCCTCTGGGAGCGAGGTGATGATGAGGCTGGGGTTGAGCTGCAGGATGGCTTCGGGGGTGTTGGCTATCTGGGGCAGCTTGGAATAGTCGGCTTTGTTGATGAGGTAGTAGGTTTGGTCATCTAAGGTGTTAAAGGTTCCTGCGGGCTCTACTGCCTGGACCTTGTCGGCGGCGTCGAAGTAGGATACCAGCCGCAGCGAGCATGCGCCAACGCAGTAGATTGAATCTATGTTTTCGGGGATATCAACGGTTCTGCCTAATGCGTCGGTGACTGTGGTGGCTGCGGGTTCAGGGGGGGCTTGGTTTTGGGTTAGGACTATGGCTGCGCCTATGGCGGCGACTATCACTATTGCTATCGCCGCAAAGGCGAAGAGTTTGTTTTTTCCCATCTGCTCACTTTCCTTAAATTACCGAGTTGTTACTAATTTTAAGTTGAGTAACACACAATTGGCGAGTGCTAATAAATATTTCTGGAAGCAACAACCCAATATTCAACCCAGACATGGCGAATCTCAAAAATAAGCAAGAAGTGGCGGGCCGAACCGGATTCGAACCAGCGACCTTCTGCACGTCAAGCGCGCCATCAAGACCTAAATTGGGACAAATACAAAGAATGGGTCTACCACAAATACGCCAAAACATGGGCACCAAGCATCATGACCTACAGCAAAAAATACAGCCACATACTCCTAGAAGGAAGCATAAAAGACCTCGACCTAATTCCACCTAAAACCAAGAACACAACTGTAAAATCACTTGTCATTTTATCAAAATACTTAGGAATCCACGAACAGTTCAAAGCTGAACTAAAAAGCTATGGAATCAAACTGTTCAGAGCAGACGCCTTTGGTTCCTTTATGCGCTTGTATACCAACCCTGCCTCAGACCTAATGGAGTGGTACACAAAAGCCTCCTCTGTTCTTAGACCTAACGAAAAGCTGTTCTTCCAATTTCTAAGATTAGCAGGTCTTAGAAAAATCGAAGGAATAGCAGCCTTTAACAAAATAATAGAGCTAAACCAACAAGGCAAACTATCCGAGTACTATAATGAAGAAAAGAGCTTGCTTGAGCATTTCAAGTACAAAGAAGTCTTCTTGCGCGGTACAAAGAACGTCTACATATCGTTCTTACCAAAAGAGCTTGTTCTAAGCGTAGCAGCCAGTGAACCAGTAAGCTATGATGCAATAAAGAAACGACTAAGAAGAGCAAAAATACGCTGCCGAACAAATGAATTAAGAGACTACTTCGGAACCTTCATGGTAAGGAACGGCTTAATCAAAGAAGAGGTTGATCTGTTGCAGGGAAGAATACCGCCGTCAATATTTATCAGGCACTATTGGAGTCCTTCATTTGATGAACTAAAAGAAAGAACCCTCCAAGCCATCATGAGTTTAGGGGAATCAAGTTAGTAAATTATGGCGTGGCAGGATTCACTGCAATTCTGCGCTGTAAACATGCTGTACCTACTCTAACGCTTTCCTTACCGTCCTCCACTGGAAATAGTAACCATAATCGATCAGCTAAATCTTCTACTGTTATACTGTAGATCAAATTTGAGATAAAATATGAGAAGGAAAGCTTCTTTCCACCATTTACAGAAAAATCATAAAGACCATAGAAAGTCTTACAACCATTATCCGATACATTTTCAGGTCGTTTTTCGGACCAATATTTAATGAATATTGAGGACCCCAAAGAAGTATGATTTACATACTTCCCATCTTCACCTAAAGGTTCTAAAGCTTCACTTAAGCGTTCGATTGAAGCATTCCCGTATTCATAAGAAAATACTCCATTAAACTTTAGGCAGTCACCTACCATTTTTGCATTTTCAATAGATTTCCTCAGGATTCCCTCAATTTCATTGTTAGCAATCTTTGTTTTAACCTCAATTATAGCTCTAACACTACTAGATGAAACAATTACTAAAGATCCCTCCGAAAATAAAACAGGCACCCGATTATCGTATATAATTATATCAAGTTGATTAGAAATTTCCATTCGCCCATTGTGAGGGGGTCTTCCTTCAGCTTTTAATATGAAACCAGTACCGACAGACAAGTTTGATGGAAGAAATCGCTTGATAATTTTCGTTAGCACAGCTTCCTTATACCGTCCATCTTCACCCCAATTCGCATTTCCTATAAGATTTCTAACTCGGTCCTTTACCGCTTCTAGCTCTTTAGTGATAGATTCTTGAAATGCTTCTGGGTTAACTTGAACTTCAGCCATTTTTGCACTCTCTGGTTATCGACTGTTTCCGGTTGATTTGTATAAAAGCGTTTGGCTAATTAGGGATTGGTAATTGGTGGATTGCCTAGATTTTTATTATTAATATCTTATGCTAACATCAAGCATACGGGTTAATGTTCGATGTCCCTACCTAATAGTACTAACGCAGTTTCTTCTATCCAGACAATTAGACTTTGGAAAATAGAGAAAGAGAGCCTTAAAGAGATCACCAAATCCAAAGTAGGTTTAGAAGCGAGACTGCAGAGCTGGATTATTTCTGACATTTCCATTATCTCGCCAGATTATCTTGTTATTGGTCGAGAAGTTCCCACAGAC is a window from the Candidatus Bathyarchaeota archaeon genome containing:
- a CDS encoding ABC transporter substrate-binding protein, whose protein sequence is MGKNKLFAFAAIAIVIVAAIGAAIVLTQNQAPPEPAATTVTDALGRTVDIPENIDSIYCVGACSLRLVSYFDAADKVQAVEPAGTFNTLDDQTYYLINKADYSKLPQIANTPEAILQLNPSLIITSLPEDTATADTLQTQTGIPVYVINANLEFGQAFYNQMTSLGTLLGESARANQLNEGIAGLINDITSAPADGSESAYACGMFYYGGASFLKGSGNYLPFDYSNVTNAIEPAANRQPYVITLETLIAANPDYIFIDSIGVSTCVTSINEGIAAKTGLGSVTAIKDGNLYSTMVYKCYGTNWDNQLINVYYVASVLNGNQYSWNFEDKANQILQLFYPDTTMTYQDIAAAQTGNGCSKVTL
- a CDS encoding integrase, which codes for MTYSKKYSHILLEGSIKDLDLIPPKTKNTTVKSLVILSKYLGIHEQFKAELKSYGIKLFRADAFGSFMRLYTNPASDLMEWYTKASSVLRPNEKLFFQFLRLAGLRKIEGIAAFNKIIELNQQGKLSEYYNEEKSLLEHFKYKEVFLRGTKNVYISFLPKELVLSVAASEPVSYDAIKKRLRRAKIRCRTNELRDYFGTFMVRNGLIKEEVDLLQGRIPPSIFIRHYWSPSFDELKERTLQAIMSLGESS